The following proteins are co-located in the Pedobacter sp. FW305-3-2-15-E-R2A2 genome:
- a CDS encoding helix-turn-helix transcriptional regulator — protein MHILPVRVQLGEVELERELSMMQLSYLKNWLSENGFELLDDRKMVLVERVKNLIIEIIHGADRIDLSIKLSYLIQQKLKVDYNYISSLFSNTEGITIEQYIILQRIERAKEFLAYNELTLSEIAHKLGYSSVQYLSTQFKKATGFTPSHFKNIKENPRKPLDQL, from the coding sequence ATGCATATATTACCTGTTCGGGTACAGTTGGGAGAAGTTGAATTGGAAAGAGAGCTCTCTATGATGCAACTGAGTTATTTAAAAAATTGGCTATCAGAAAATGGGTTTGAGTTATTAGATGACCGTAAAATGGTGTTGGTAGAAAGGGTCAAGAACCTCATTATTGAAATTATTCATGGGGCTGATAGAATTGATTTAAGCATTAAATTATCCTACCTCATTCAGCAAAAACTTAAGGTAGATTATAATTATATCAGTTCACTTTTTTCAAATACGGAAGGCATCACAATAGAACAATATATTATTCTTCAGCGTATAGAAAGAGCCAAGGAGTTTCTAGCGTACAATGAGCTTACATTAAGTGAGATCGCTCATAAATTAGGCTACAGTAGTGTCCAGTATCTTTCTACTCAGTTTAAAAAAGCAACCGGCTTTACTCCCTCTCATTTTAAAAATATAAAAGAAAATCCGCGCAAGCCATTAGACCAGTTGTAA
- a CDS encoding AraC family transcriptional regulator, whose product MKKNNTLLIKGMVCNRCITVLSDELFKLGLDISSINLGEVILKESNKTPVDEQTLKVVLQKNGFDLLYDKNEQLVSQIKLAVERGINEQSETGEPVKFSKWISEELHKDYDSLSAIFSLTQGDTLEKYIIQKKIEEVKALLVYTDKSLTDIAHVLGYSSVAYLSRQLKKQTGFDFAYYKRIRQDKLVIMKRSKSR is encoded by the coding sequence ATGAAAAAGAACAATACGTTACTAATTAAAGGGATGGTTTGTAATCGCTGCATTACCGTATTAAGCGATGAGCTATTCAAACTCGGTTTAGATATTTCGAGTATAAATTTGGGGGAGGTCATCTTAAAAGAGAGTAACAAAACTCCTGTTGATGAACAAACCTTAAAGGTGGTTTTACAAAAGAATGGATTCGACCTGCTCTATGATAAGAATGAGCAACTGGTCAGTCAGATTAAACTTGCCGTCGAACGCGGTATCAATGAACAGTCTGAAACCGGAGAGCCGGTTAAATTTTCAAAGTGGATTAGTGAGGAATTACACAAAGATTATGATTCACTGAGTGCCATATTTTCCCTCACCCAGGGTGATACACTGGAAAAGTATATTATACAAAAGAAAATAGAGGAAGTAAAGGCGCTTTTGGTCTATACAGATAAGTCGTTAACGGATATCGCCCATGTTCTGGGCTATAGTAGTGTGGCTTATCTTTCGCGGCAATTAAAGAAACAGACAGGCTTCGATTTTGCTTATTATAAAAGAATCAGGCAGGACAAACTTGTGATTATGAAGAGAAGCAAGAGCCGATAA
- a CDS encoding heavy metal translocating P-type ATPase: MEAPTLDQKHKKKHLQNSYIKKTFPVLGMTCAACAVSVESMLKSAKGVHNAGVNYANQTAWAEYDETVKEEELQNVIRGIGYDLIVDAEDPQQIQQDAQLRHYKELKKRTIWAVILSIPIVVIGMFFMDLLYGNWIMMALAIPVVFYLGRSYFINAVKQARHRKANMDTLVALSTGIAFLFSAFNTIYPEFWHQRGLHAHVYFEAAAVIIAFISLGKLLEEKAKSNTSSAIKKLMGMQPKTVNVIIDGIAQEIPVSQVQVGNIIVVKPGEKIPVDGMVSEGSSYVDESMISGEPIAVAKTKGEKVFAGTINQKGSFEFKAEKVGGDTILAQIIKMVQDAQGSKAPVQKLVDKIAGIFVPIVISIAILTFIIWMLAGGEAAFTHALLTSVTVLVIACPCALGLATPTAIMVGVGKGAENNILIKDAESLELGHKVNAIILDKTGTITEGRPVVTDMIWNNTTTDQVLNKQILYTMEAQSEHPLAEAVINRLKEESVTTVRLAYFESITGKGIKAVQQGMQYFIGNKALMDEYGVSVSHDLLIQAEIWQEEAKTVIYFSNEKSGLAAIAIADKIKTTSQEAIETLQSRGIEVYMLTGDNKQTAAAVAKQVGLKHYKAEVMPSDKANFVKELQSQGKTVAMVGDGINDSHALAQADVSIAMGKGSDIAMDVAKMTLITSDLNMVPKALKLSGRTVNTIKQNLFWAFIYNLIGIPIAAGVLYPINGFLLDPMIAGAAMALSSVSVVSNSLRLKTAKL, translated from the coding sequence ATGGAAGCACCCACTTTAGATCAAAAACACAAAAAGAAACATTTACAAAATAGTTATATAAAAAAAACTTTCCCGGTTTTAGGGATGACTTGCGCCGCCTGTGCAGTAAGTGTGGAAAGTATGCTTAAGTCGGCGAAAGGTGTCCATAATGCAGGTGTTAATTATGCCAATCAGACGGCCTGGGCTGAATATGACGAAACGGTCAAAGAGGAAGAATTACAAAATGTGATTCGCGGTATCGGATATGACCTTATTGTGGATGCTGAAGATCCTCAACAAATCCAACAGGATGCCCAGCTCAGGCATTATAAAGAATTGAAAAAAAGAACCATTTGGGCAGTGATTCTTTCCATTCCTATAGTGGTGATAGGTATGTTCTTTATGGATCTGCTTTATGGTAACTGGATCATGATGGCCCTGGCCATACCGGTGGTTTTCTATTTAGGGCGCAGTTATTTTATCAATGCCGTTAAGCAGGCGAGGCATCGCAAAGCGAATATGGATACACTGGTTGCTTTGAGTACAGGAATAGCATTCCTCTTCAGTGCTTTTAATACCATCTATCCGGAGTTCTGGCACCAAAGAGGCCTCCATGCACATGTTTATTTCGAAGCAGCAGCTGTGATTATTGCTTTCATCTCTCTGGGCAAATTACTGGAGGAAAAAGCCAAGTCTAATACCTCATCAGCCATTAAGAAATTGATGGGGATGCAGCCAAAGACGGTGAACGTCATTATCGACGGCATCGCGCAGGAAATTCCTGTTTCGCAGGTTCAGGTTGGAAATATCATTGTGGTAAAGCCAGGAGAAAAAATACCTGTAGACGGTATGGTAAGTGAAGGAAGTTCTTATGTGGATGAAAGTATGATCAGCGGGGAACCTATTGCTGTTGCCAAAACAAAGGGCGAAAAAGTGTTTGCCGGCACGATCAATCAGAAAGGCAGTTTTGAGTTTAAAGCTGAAAAAGTTGGTGGTGATACCATCCTCGCCCAGATCATTAAGATGGTACAGGACGCTCAGGGAAGTAAGGCTCCTGTACAAAAACTGGTGGATAAAATTGCAGGGATATTTGTCCCGATCGTGATTAGTATTGCTATACTTACTTTTATCATCTGGATGCTGGCAGGTGGTGAAGCAGCGTTCACCCATGCTTTACTGACTTCAGTTACCGTATTGGTTATCGCATGTCCATGTGCGCTGGGATTGGCCACGCCGACCGCGATTATGGTTGGCGTTGGAAAAGGCGCAGAAAATAATATCCTGATCAAAGACGCAGAAAGCCTGGAGCTTGGCCATAAAGTAAATGCAATTATCTTAGATAAAACAGGTACGATTACAGAAGGCAGACCTGTGGTGACGGATATGATCTGGAACAATACAACGACAGATCAGGTGCTGAATAAACAGATTTTATACACTATGGAAGCCCAGTCTGAGCATCCACTTGCAGAAGCGGTAATCAATCGTTTAAAAGAAGAATCGGTCACAACAGTTCGCTTAGCGTATTTTGAAAGCATTACTGGCAAAGGAATAAAGGCCGTTCAGCAGGGTATGCAATATTTTATTGGCAATAAAGCATTAATGGATGAATATGGAGTTTCTGTGAGCCATGATTTGCTTATTCAGGCTGAAATATGGCAGGAAGAAGCGAAAACCGTCATTTATTTTTCGAATGAAAAAAGCGGGCTTGCGGCCATTGCCATTGCAGATAAAATCAAGACCACTTCGCAAGAGGCGATTGAAACACTCCAAAGCAGGGGGATCGAAGTTTATATGCTCACCGGAGATAATAAACAAACGGCCGCCGCTGTAGCTAAACAAGTTGGGTTAAAACATTATAAAGCAGAAGTAATGCCTTCAGACAAGGCCAACTTTGTAAAAGAACTGCAATCGCAGGGAAAAACGGTAGCAATGGTTGGGGATGGGATTAACGATAGCCATGCGCTGGCACAGGCCGATGTGAGCATTGCGATGGGCAAGGGTTCTGACATTGCAATGGATGTGGCAAAAATGACTTTGATCACTTCCGATCTGAATATGGTACCCAAAGCCTTAAAACTTTCAGGTAGAACGGTAAACACCATCAAGCAGAATTTATTCTGGGCCTTTATTTATAACCTCATCGGCATTCCGATTGCAGCCGGTGTATTGTATCCCATAAATGGATTTTTACTGGATCCGATGATTGCTGGTGCAGCAATGGCGTTAAGCTCGGTTTCTGTGGTCAGTAATAGCCTTCGGTTAAAGACTGCAAAATTGTAA
- a CDS encoding efflux RND transporter periplasmic adaptor subunit, which produces MLKDTNKLKVFFLPVFCSMLLIACDSNQEKKQKMAAAAGANVSKLQVDAIVVSEENLDQEEVIVGSMAPYREVEIVSEIAQKIVQVSFQEGGHVSKGQLLYKLNDADLKARLKGLNSELKLARLNEQRISNLLKTETVNQQQYDETAVKLQALEAQRELLQVELNKTEIRAPFSGKIGISNLDPGSFVSPGIALVSLQDQETVKINFSVPEKYLPLVKTGNKINFTTALSDQQQTASIQATEPGLNAQNRSLRVQANAANPEGKFRAGLSVKIHFPTSAKNAKAISLPTEALIPSGEGYSVFVFQNGLAKSKPVSIGNRTETSAIITSGLNNGDSVIVSNLLRLGDGMPVQAVVSK; this is translated from the coding sequence ATGTTAAAAGATACCAATAAACTAAAAGTTTTTTTCCTCCCTGTATTCTGCAGTATGTTGCTGATTGCCTGCGATAGTAATCAGGAAAAAAAACAAAAAATGGCAGCCGCGGCAGGTGCCAATGTGAGCAAATTACAAGTGGATGCAATTGTCGTAAGTGAAGAGAATCTGGATCAGGAAGAAGTGATTGTAGGTTCCATGGCCCCCTACAGGGAAGTTGAGATCGTTAGCGAAATCGCCCAGAAGATTGTTCAGGTCTCTTTTCAGGAAGGTGGACATGTAAGTAAAGGGCAATTGCTTTATAAGTTAAACGATGCTGACCTGAAAGCCAGGTTAAAGGGATTGAATTCGGAGTTGAAATTGGCCCGCCTGAATGAACAAAGGATCAGCAATCTACTGAAAACGGAAACTGTAAATCAACAGCAATATGATGAGACGGCAGTAAAATTACAAGCCCTGGAAGCGCAGCGGGAATTGCTTCAGGTGGAATTGAACAAGACCGAGATCAGAGCCCCTTTCTCTGGAAAGATCGGCATTTCAAATCTGGATCCGGGTTCTTTTGTATCACCGGGTATAGCGCTGGTTAGCCTGCAGGACCAGGAGACTGTTAAGATCAATTTTTCTGTACCGGAAAAGTACCTTCCACTCGTTAAAACAGGCAATAAAATTAATTTTACAACAGCGCTTTCCGATCAGCAACAGACAGCCTCCATTCAAGCGACAGAACCAGGACTTAACGCCCAAAACAGGTCACTAAGGGTACAGGCTAATGCAGCTAATCCTGAAGGAAAGTTCAGGGCAGGTTTGTCTGTCAAGATCCATTTTCCGACATCGGCAAAAAATGCAAAAGCGATTAGCTTACCAACCGAAGCACTCATTCCCAGCGGAGAGGGGTATAGTGTCTTTGTGTTTCAAAATGGTCTTGCTAAATCAAAGCCTGTCAGCATTGGCAACAGAACGGAAACCTCAGCGATTATTACCTCTGGTTTAAATAATGGCGATAGTGTCATTGTATCTAATCTTCTTCGTCTTGGTGATGGCATGCCGGTTCAGGCTGTTGTTTCCAAATAA